Proteins encoded by one window of Drosophila melanogaster chromosome X:
- the Sh gene encoding shaker, isoform Q: protein MAAVAGLYGLGEDRQHRKKQQQQQQHQKEQLEQKEEQKKIAERKLQLREQQLQRNSLDGYGSLPKLSSQDEEGGAGHGFGGGPQHFEPIPHDHDFCERVVINVSGLRFETQLRTLNQFPDTLLGDPARRLRYFDPLRNEYFFDRSRPSFDAILYYYQSGGRLRRPVNVPLDVFSEEIKFYELGDQAINKFREDEGFIKEEERPLPDNEKQRKVWLLFEYPESSQAARVVAIISVFVILLSIVIFCLETLPEFKHYKVFNTTTNGTKIEEDEVPDITDPFFLIETLCIIWFTFELTVRFLACPNKLNFCRDVMNVIDIIAIIPYFITLATVVAEEEDTLNLPKAPVSPQDKSSNQAMSLAILRVIRLVRVFRIFKLSRHSKGLQILGRTLKASMRELGLLIFFLFIGVVLFSSAVYFAEAGSENSFFKSIPDAFWWAVVTMTTVGYGDMTPVGFWGKIVGSLCVIAGVLTIALPVPVIVSNFNYFYHRETDQEEMQSQNFNHVTSCSYLPGALGQHLKKSSLSESSSDIMDLDDGIDATTPGLTDHTGRHMVPFLRTQQSFEKQQLQLQLQLQQQSQSPHGQQMTQQQQLGQNGLRSTNSLQLRHNNAMAVSIETDV, encoded by the exons GTCTTTGCCCAAATTGAGCAGTCAAGACGAAGAAGGGGGGGCTGGTCATGGCTTTGGTGGCGGACCGCAACACTTTGAACCCATTCCTCACGATCATGATTTCTGCGAAAGAGTCGTTATAAAT GTAAGCGGATTAAGGTTTGAGACACAACTACGTACGTTAAATCAATTCCCGGACACGCTGCTTGGGGATCCAGCTCGGAGATTACGGTACTTTGACCCGCTTagaaatgaatatttttttgacCGTAGTCGACCGAGCTTCGATGCGATTTTATACTATTATCAGAGTG GTGGCCGACTACGGAGACCGGTCAATGTCCCTTTAGACGTATTTAgtgaagaaataaaattttatgaatTAGGTGATCaagcaattaataaattcag AGAGGATGAAGGCTTTATTAAAGAGGAAGAAAGACCATTACCGGATAATGAGAAACAGAGAAAAGTCTGGCTGCTCTTCGAGTATCCAGAAAGTTCGCAAGCCGCCAGAGTTGTAGCCATAATTAGTGTATTTGTTATATTGCTATCAATTGTTATATTTTGTCTAGAAACATTACCCGAATTTAAGCATTACAAG GTGTTcaatacaacaacaaatggcacAAAAATCGAGGAAGACGAGGTGCCTGACATCACAGATCCTTTCTTCCTTATAGAAACGTTATGTATTATTTGGTTTACATTTGAACTAACTGTCAG GTTCCTCGCATGTCcgaacaaattaaatttctgcaGGGATGTCATGAATGTTATCGACATAATCGCCATCATTCCGTACTTTATAACACTAGCGACTGTCGTTGCCGAAGAGGAGGATACGTTAAATCTTCCAAAAGCGCCAGTCAGTCCACAG GACAAGTCATCGAATCAGGCTATGTCCTTGGCAATATTACGAGTGATACGATTAGTTCGAGTATTTCGAATATTTAAGTTATCTAGGCATTCGAAGGGTTTACAAATATTAGGACGAACTCTGAAAGCCTCAATGCGGGAATTAGGtttacttatatttttcttatttatag GCGTCGTACTCTTCTCATCGGCGGTTTATTTTGCGGAAGCTGGAAGCGAAAATTCCTTCTTCAAGTCCATACCCGATGCATTTTGGTGGGCGGTCGTTACCATGACCACCGTTGGATATGGTGACATGAC GCCCGTCGGCTTCTGGGGCAAAATTGTCGGCTCTTTGTGCGTGATCGCTGGTGTGCTGACAATCGCACTGCCGGTACCGGTTATCGTCAGTAATTTCAATTACTTCTATCACCGCGAAACGGATCAGGAGGAGATGCAGAGCCAAAATTTCAACCACGTTACAAGTTGTTCATATTTACCTGGTGCACTAG GTCAACATTTGAAGAAATCCTCACTCTCCGAATCGTCGTCGGACATAATGGATTTGGATGATGGCATTGATGCAACCACGCCAGGTCTGACTGATCACACGGGCCGCCACATGGTGCCGTTTCTCAGGACACAGCAGTCATTCGAgaagcagcagctccagcttcagctgcagctgcagcagcagtcgcagtcgccgcACGGCCAACAGAtgacgcagcagcagcagctgggcCAGAACGGCCTAAGGAGCACAAATAGTTTACAGTTAAGGCATAATAACGCGATGGCCGTCAGTATTGAGACCGACGTCTGA
- the Sh gene encoding shaker, isoform D: MAHITTTHGSLSQATRSLPKLSSQDEEGGAGHGFGGGPQHFEPIPHDHDFCERVVINVSGLRFETQLRTLNQFPDTLLGDPARRLRYFDPLRNEYFFDRSRPSFDAILYYYQSGGRLRRPVNVPLDVFSEEIKFYELGDQAINKFREDEGFIKEEERPLPDNEKQRKVWLLFEYPESSQAARVVAIISVFVILLSIVIFCLETLPEFKHYKVFNTTTNGTKIEEDEVPDITDPFFLIETLCIIWFTFELTVRFLACPNKLNFCRDVMNVIDIIAIIPYFITLATVVAEEEDTLNLPKAPVSPQDKSSNQAMSLAILRVIRLVRVFRIFKLSRHSKGLQILGRTLKASMRELGLLIFFLFIGVVLFSSAVYFAEAGSENSFFKSIPDAFWWAVVTMTTVGYGDMTPVGFWGKIVGSLCVIAGVLTIALPVPVIVSNFNYFYHRETDQEEMQSQNFNHVTSCSYLPGALGQHLKKSSLSESSSDIMDLDDGIDATTPGLTDHTGRHMVPFLRTQQSFEKQQLQLQLQLQQQSQSPHGQQMTQQQQLGQNGLRSTNSLQLRHNNAMAVSIETDV, from the exons GTCTTTGCCCAAATTGAGCAGTCAAGACGAAGAAGGGGGGGCTGGTCATGGCTTTGGTGGCGGACCGCAACACTTTGAACCCATTCCTCACGATCATGATTTCTGCGAAAGAGTCGTTATAAAT GTAAGCGGATTAAGGTTTGAGACACAACTACGTACGTTAAATCAATTCCCGGACACGCTGCTTGGGGATCCAGCTCGGAGATTACGGTACTTTGACCCGCTTagaaatgaatatttttttgacCGTAGTCGACCGAGCTTCGATGCGATTTTATACTATTATCAGAGTG GTGGCCGACTACGGAGACCGGTCAATGTCCCTTTAGACGTATTTAgtgaagaaataaaattttatgaatTAGGTGATCaagcaattaataaattcag AGAGGATGAAGGCTTTATTAAAGAGGAAGAAAGACCATTACCGGATAATGAGAAACAGAGAAAAGTCTGGCTGCTCTTCGAGTATCCAGAAAGTTCGCAAGCCGCCAGAGTTGTAGCCATAATTAGTGTATTTGTTATATTGCTATCAATTGTTATATTTTGTCTAGAAACATTACCCGAATTTAAGCATTACAAG GTGTTcaatacaacaacaaatggcacAAAAATCGAGGAAGACGAGGTGCCTGACATCACAGATCCTTTCTTCCTTATAGAAACGTTATGTATTATTTGGTTTACATTTGAACTAACTGTCAG GTTCCTCGCATGTCcgaacaaattaaatttctgcaGGGATGTCATGAATGTTATCGACATAATCGCCATCATTCCGTACTTTATAACACTAGCGACTGTCGTTGCCGAAGAGGAGGATACGTTAAATCTTCCAAAAGCGCCAGTCAGTCCACAG GACAAGTCATCGAATCAGGCTATGTCCTTGGCAATATTACGAGTGATACGATTAGTTCGAGTATTTCGAATATTTAAGTTATCTAGGCATTCGAAGGGTTTACAAATATTAGGACGAACTCTGAAAGCCTCAATGCGGGAATTAGGtttacttatatttttcttatttatag GCGTCGTACTCTTCTCATCGGCGGTTTATTTTGCGGAAGCTGGAAGCGAAAATTCCTTCTTCAAGTCCATACCCGATGCATTTTGGTGGGCGGTCGTTACCATGACCACCGTTGGATATGGTGACATGAC GCCCGTCGGCTTCTGGGGCAAAATTGTCGGCTCTTTGTGCGTGATCGCTGGTGTGCTGACAATCGCACTGCCGGTACCGGTTATCGTCAGTAATTTCAATTACTTCTATCACCGCGAAACGGATCAGGAGGAGATGCAGAGCCAAAATTTCAACCACGTTACAAGTTGTTCATATTTACCTGGTGCACTAG GTCAACATTTGAAGAAATCCTCACTCTCCGAATCGTCGTCGGACATAATGGATTTGGATGATGGCATTGATGCAACCACGCCAGGTCTGACTGATCACACGGGCCGCCACATGGTGCCGTTTCTCAGGACACAGCAGTCATTCGAgaagcagcagctccagcttcagctgcagctgcagcagcagtcgcagtcgccgcACGGCCAACAGAtgacgcagcagcagcagctgggcCAGAACGGCCTAAGGAGCACAAATAGTTTACAGTTAAGGCATAATAACGCGATGGCCGTCAGTATTGAGACCGACGTCTGA
- the Sh gene encoding shaker, isoform U yields the protein MHAAPHVRSPAEMRHKKKRQKQFVMQDNFKMMSLPKLSSQDEEGGAGHGFGGGPQHFEPIPHDHDFCERVVINVSGLRFETQLRTLNQFPDTLLGDPARRLRYFDPLRNEYFFDRSRPSFDAILYYYQSGGRLRRPVNVPLDVFSEEIKFYELGDQAINKFREDEGFIKEEERPLPDNEKQRKVWLLFEYPESSQAARVVAIISVFVILLSIVIFCLETLPEFKHYKVFNTTTNGTKIEEDEVPDITDPFFLIETLCIIWFTFELTVRFLACPNKLNFCRDVMNVIDIIAIIPYFITLATVVAEEEDTLNLPKAPVSPQDKSSNQAMSLAILRVIRLVRVFRIFKLSRHSKGLQILGRTLKASMRELGLLIFFLFIGVVLFSSAVYFAEAGSENSFFKSIPDAFWWAVVTMTTVGYGDMTPVGFWGKIVGSLCVIAGVLTIALPVPVIVSNFNYFYHRETDQEEMQSQNFNHVTSCSYLPGALGQHLKKSSLSESSSDIMDLDDGIDATTPGLTDHTGRHMVPFLRTQQSFEKQQLQLQLQLQQQSQSPHGQQMTQQQQLGQNGLRSTNSLQLRHNNAMAVSIETDV from the exons GTCTTTGCCCAAATTGAGCAGTCAAGACGAAGAAGGGGGGGCTGGTCATGGCTTTGGTGGCGGACCGCAACACTTTGAACCCATTCCTCACGATCATGATTTCTGCGAAAGAGTCGTTATAAAT GTAAGCGGATTAAGGTTTGAGACACAACTACGTACGTTAAATCAATTCCCGGACACGCTGCTTGGGGATCCAGCTCGGAGATTACGGTACTTTGACCCGCTTagaaatgaatatttttttgacCGTAGTCGACCGAGCTTCGATGCGATTTTATACTATTATCAGAGTG GTGGCCGACTACGGAGACCGGTCAATGTCCCTTTAGACGTATTTAgtgaagaaataaaattttatgaatTAGGTGATCaagcaattaataaattcag AGAGGATGAAGGCTTTATTAAAGAGGAAGAAAGACCATTACCGGATAATGAGAAACAGAGAAAAGTCTGGCTGCTCTTCGAGTATCCAGAAAGTTCGCAAGCCGCCAGAGTTGTAGCCATAATTAGTGTATTTGTTATATTGCTATCAATTGTTATATTTTGTCTAGAAACATTACCCGAATTTAAGCATTACAAG GTGTTcaatacaacaacaaatggcacAAAAATCGAGGAAGACGAGGTGCCTGACATCACAGATCCTTTCTTCCTTATAGAAACGTTATGTATTATTTGGTTTACATTTGAACTAACTGTCAG GTTCCTCGCATGTCcgaacaaattaaatttctgcaGGGATGTCATGAATGTTATCGACATAATCGCCATCATTCCGTACTTTATAACACTAGCGACTGTCGTTGCCGAAGAGGAGGATACGTTAAATCTTCCAAAAGCGCCAGTCAGTCCACAG GACAAGTCATCGAATCAGGCTATGTCCTTGGCAATATTACGAGTGATACGATTAGTTCGAGTATTTCGAATATTTAAGTTATCTAGGCATTCGAAGGGTTTACAAATATTAGGACGAACTCTGAAAGCCTCAATGCGGGAATTAGGtttacttatatttttcttatttatag GCGTCGTACTCTTCTCATCGGCGGTTTATTTTGCGGAAGCTGGAAGCGAAAATTCCTTCTTCAAGTCCATACCCGATGCATTTTGGTGGGCGGTCGTTACCATGACCACCGTTGGATATGGTGACATGAC GCCCGTCGGCTTCTGGGGCAAAATTGTCGGCTCTTTGTGCGTGATCGCTGGTGTGCTGACAATCGCACTGCCGGTACCGGTTATCGTCAGTAATTTCAATTACTTCTATCACCGCGAAACGGATCAGGAGGAGATGCAGAGCCAAAATTTCAACCACGTTACAAGTTGTTCATATTTACCTGGTGCACTAG GTCAACATTTGAAGAAATCCTCACTCTCCGAATCGTCGTCGGACATAATGGATTTGGATGATGGCATTGATGCAACCACGCCAGGTCTGACTGATCACACGGGCCGCCACATGGTGCCGTTTCTCAGGACACAGCAGTCATTCGAgaagcagcagctccagcttcagctgcagctgcagcagcagtcgcagtcgccgcACGGCCAACAGAtgacgcagcagcagcagctgggcCAGAACGGCCTAAGGAGCACAAATAGTTTACAGTTAAGGCATAATAACGCGATGGCCGTCAGTATTGAGACCGACGTCTGA
- the Sh gene encoding shaker, isoform S (non-AUG (AUU) translation initiation), producing the protein MRTTCSSSTISRIDFIERWGLTPVLRPRQEQPLSGENLSNASPPLLCDRSLPKLSSQDEEGGAGHGFGGGPQHFEPIPHDHDFCERVVINVSGLRFETQLRTLNQFPDTLLGDPARRLRYFDPLRNEYFFDRSRPSFDAILYYYQSGGRLRRPVNVPLDVFSEEIKFYELGDQAINKFREDEGFIKEEERPLPDNEKQRKVWLLFEYPESSQAARVVAIISVFVILLSIVIFCLETLPEFKHYKVFNTTTNGTKIEEDEVPDITDPFFLIETLCIIWFTFELTVRFLACPNKLNFCRDVMNVIDIIAIIPYFITLATVVAEEEDTLNLPKAPVSPQDKSSNQAMSLAILRVIRLVRVFRIFKLSRHSKGLQILGRTLKASMRELGLLIFFLFIGVVLFSSAVYFAEAGSENSFFKSIPDAFWWAVVTMTTVGYGDMTPVGFWGKIVGSLCVIAGVLTIALPVPVIVSNFNYFYHRETDQEEMQSQNFNHVTSCSYLPGALGQHLKKSSLSESSSDIMDLDDGIDATTPGLTDHTGRHMVPFLRTQQSFEKQQLQLQLQLQQQSQSPHGQQMTQQQQLGQNGLRSTNSLQLRHNNAMAVSIETDV; encoded by the exons ATTCGCACCACTTGCTCGTCCTCAACCATTTCCCGCATCGATTTCATCGAGCGATGGGGCCTCACACCGGTCCTGCGACCGCGCCAGGAGCAGCCGTTGAGCGGTGAAAACCTATCCAACGCCTCGCCCCCTCTTCTCTGCGATAG GTCTTTGCCCAAATTGAGCAGTCAAGACGAAGAAGGGGGGGCTGGTCATGGCTTTGGTGGCGGACCGCAACACTTTGAACCCATTCCTCACGATCATGATTTCTGCGAAAGAGTCGTTATAAAT GTAAGCGGATTAAGGTTTGAGACACAACTACGTACGTTAAATCAATTCCCGGACACGCTGCTTGGGGATCCAGCTCGGAGATTACGGTACTTTGACCCGCTTagaaatgaatatttttttgacCGTAGTCGACCGAGCTTCGATGCGATTTTATACTATTATCAGAGTG GTGGCCGACTACGGAGACCGGTCAATGTCCCTTTAGACGTATTTAgtgaagaaataaaattttatgaatTAGGTGATCaagcaattaataaattcag AGAGGATGAAGGCTTTATTAAAGAGGAAGAAAGACCATTACCGGATAATGAGAAACAGAGAAAAGTCTGGCTGCTCTTCGAGTATCCAGAAAGTTCGCAAGCCGCCAGAGTTGTAGCCATAATTAGTGTATTTGTTATATTGCTATCAATTGTTATATTTTGTCTAGAAACATTACCCGAATTTAAGCATTACAAG GTGTTcaatacaacaacaaatggcacAAAAATCGAGGAAGACGAGGTGCCTGACATCACAGATCCTTTCTTCCTTATAGAAACGTTATGTATTATTTGGTTTACATTTGAACTAACTGTCAG GTTCCTCGCATGTCcgaacaaattaaatttctgcaGGGATGTCATGAATGTTATCGACATAATCGCCATCATTCCGTACTTTATAACACTAGCGACTGTCGTTGCCGAAGAGGAGGATACGTTAAATCTTCCAAAAGCGCCAGTCAGTCCACAG GACAAGTCATCGAATCAGGCTATGTCCTTGGCAATATTACGAGTGATACGATTAGTTCGAGTATTTCGAATATTTAAGTTATCTAGGCATTCGAAGGGTTTACAAATATTAGGACGAACTCTGAAAGCCTCAATGCGGGAATTAGGtttacttatatttttcttatttatag GCGTCGTACTCTTCTCATCGGCGGTTTATTTTGCGGAAGCTGGAAGCGAAAATTCCTTCTTCAAGTCCATACCCGATGCATTTTGGTGGGCGGTCGTTACCATGACCACCGTTGGATATGGTGACATGAC GCCCGTCGGCTTCTGGGGCAAAATTGTCGGCTCTTTGTGCGTGATCGCTGGTGTGCTGACAATCGCACTGCCGGTACCGGTTATCGTCAGTAATTTCAATTACTTCTATCACCGCGAAACGGATCAGGAGGAGATGCAGAGCCAAAATTTCAACCACGTTACAAGTTGTTCATATTTACCTGGTGCACTAG GTCAACATTTGAAGAAATCCTCACTCTCCGAATCGTCGTCGGACATAATGGATTTGGATGATGGCATTGATGCAACCACGCCAGGTCTGACTGATCACACGGGCCGCCACATGGTGCCGTTTCTCAGGACACAGCAGTCATTCGAgaagcagcagctccagcttcagctgcagctgcagcagcagtcgcagtcgccgcACGGCCAACAGAtgacgcagcagcagcagctgggcCAGAACGGCCTAAGGAGCACAAATAGTTTACAGTTAAGGCATAATAACGCGATGGCCGTCAGTATTGAGACCGACGTCTGA
- the Sh gene encoding shaker, isoform V, giving the protein MHAAPHVRSPAEMRHKKKRQKQFVMQDNFKMMSLPKLSSQDEEGGAGHGFGGGPQHFEPIPHDHDFCERVVINVSGLRFETQLRTLNQFPDTLLGDPARRLRYFDPLRNEYFFDRSRPSFDAILYYYQSGGRLRRPVNVPLDVFSEEIKFYELGDQAINKFREDEGFIKEEERPLPDNEKQRKVWLLFEYPESSQAARVVAIISVFVILLSIVIFCLETLPEFKHYKVFNTTTNGTKIEEDEVPDITDPFFLIETLCIIWFTFELTVRFLACPNKLNFCRDVMNVIDIIAIIPYFITLATVVAEEEDTLNLPKAPVSPQDKSSNQAMSLAILRVIRLVRVFRIFKLSRHSKGLQILGRTLKASMRELGLLIFFLFIGVVLFSSAVYFAEAGSENSFFKSIPDAFWWAVVTMTTVGYGDMTPVGVWGKIVGSLCAIAGVLTIALPVPVIVSNFNYFYHRETDQEEMQSQNFNHVTSCPYLPGTLGQHMKKSSLSESSSDMMDLDDGVESTPGLTETHPGRSAVAPFLGAQQQQQQPVASSLSMSIDKQLQHPLQQLTQTQLYQQQQQQQQQQQNGFKQQQQQTQQQLQQQQSHTINASAAAATSGSGSSGLTMRHNNALAVSIETDV; this is encoded by the exons GTCTTTGCCCAAATTGAGCAGTCAAGACGAAGAAGGGGGGGCTGGTCATGGCTTTGGTGGCGGACCGCAACACTTTGAACCCATTCCTCACGATCATGATTTCTGCGAAAGAGTCGTTATAAAT GTAAGCGGATTAAGGTTTGAGACACAACTACGTACGTTAAATCAATTCCCGGACACGCTGCTTGGGGATCCAGCTCGGAGATTACGGTACTTTGACCCGCTTagaaatgaatatttttttgacCGTAGTCGACCGAGCTTCGATGCGATTTTATACTATTATCAGAGTG GTGGCCGACTACGGAGACCGGTCAATGTCCCTTTAGACGTATTTAgtgaagaaataaaattttatgaatTAGGTGATCaagcaattaataaattcag AGAGGATGAAGGCTTTATTAAAGAGGAAGAAAGACCATTACCGGATAATGAGAAACAGAGAAAAGTCTGGCTGCTCTTCGAGTATCCAGAAAGTTCGCAAGCCGCCAGAGTTGTAGCCATAATTAGTGTATTTGTTATATTGCTATCAATTGTTATATTTTGTCTAGAAACATTACCCGAATTTAAGCATTACAAG GTGTTcaatacaacaacaaatggcacAAAAATCGAGGAAGACGAGGTGCCTGACATCACAGATCCTTTCTTCCTTATAGAAACGTTATGTATTATTTGGTTTACATTTGAACTAACTGTCAG GTTCCTCGCATGTCcgaacaaattaaatttctgcaGGGATGTCATGAATGTTATCGACATAATCGCCATCATTCCGTACTTTATAACACTAGCGACTGTCGTTGCCGAAGAGGAGGATACGTTAAATCTTCCAAAAGCGCCAGTCAGTCCACAG GACAAGTCATCGAATCAGGCTATGTCCTTGGCAATATTACGAGTGATACGATTAGTTCGAGTATTTCGAATATTTAAGTTATCTAGGCATTCGAAGGGTTTACAAATATTAGGACGAACTCTGAAAGCCTCAATGCGGGAATTAGGtttacttatatttttcttatttatag GCGTCGTACTCTTCTCATCGGCGGTTTATTTTGCGGAAGCTGGAAGCGAAAATTCCTTCTTCAAGTCCATACCCGATGCATTTTGGTGGGCGGTCGTTACCATGACCACCGTTGGATATGGTGACATGAC ACCCGTCGGCGTTTGGGGCAAGATTGTGGGATCACTTTGTGCCATTGCTGGCGTGCTGACCATCGCACTGCCGGTGCCGGTCATCGTCAGCAATTTCAACTACTTCTATCACCGCGAAACGGATCAGGAGGAGATGCAGAGCCAGAACTTTAATCACGTTACTAGTTGTCCATATTTGCCAGGTACATTAG GTCAACACATGAAGAAATCATCATTGTCTGAGTCCTCATCGGATATGATGGATTTGGACGATGGTGTCGAGTCCACGCCGGGATTGACAGAAACACATCCTGGACGCAGTGCGGTGGCTCCATTTTTGGgagcccagcagcagcagcaacaaccggTAGCATCCTCACTGTCGATGTCGATCGACAAACAACTGCAGCACCCACTGCAGCAGCTGACGCAGACGCAACTgtaccaacagcagcaacagcagcagcagcagcagcaaaacggcttcaagcagcagcagcaacagacgcagcagcagctgcaacagcaacagtccCACACAATAAACGCAAGTGCAGCAGCGGCGACGAGCGGCAGCGGCAGTAGCGGTCTCACCATGAGGCACAATAATGCCCTGGCCGTTAGTATCGAGACCGACGTTTGA
- the Sh gene encoding shaker, isoform C — protein MTMWQSGGMGGHGSQNNPWMKLMGIVHKERRHTENVQSQSGSNERNLNQSLPKLSSQDEEGGAGHGFGGGPQHFEPIPHDHDFCERVVINVSGLRFETQLRTLNQFPDTLLGDPARRLRYFDPLRNEYFFDRSRPSFDAILYYYQSGGRLRRPVNVPLDVFSEEIKFYELGDQAINKFREDEGFIKEEERPLPDNEKQRKVWLLFEYPESSQAARVVAIISVFVILLSIVIFCLETLPEFKHYKVFNTTTNGTKIEEDEVPDITDPFFLIETLCIIWFTFELTVRFLACPNKLNFCRDVMNVIDIIAIIPYFITLATVVAEEEDTLNLPKAPVSPQDKSSNQAMSLAILRVIRLVRVFRIFKLSRHSKGLQILGRTLKASMRELGLLIFFLFIGVVLFSSAVYFAEAGSENSFFKSIPDAFWWAVVTMTTVGYGDMTPVGVWGKIVGSLCAIAGVLTIALPVPVIVSNFNYFYHRETDQEEMQSQNFNHVTSCPYLPGTLGQHMKKSSLSESSSDMMDLDDGVESTPGLTETHPGRSAVAPFLGAQQQQQQPVASSLSMSIDKQLQHPLQQLTQTQLYQQQQQQQQQQQNGFKQQQQQTQQQLQQQQSHTINASAAAATSGSGSSGLTMRHNNALAVSIETDV, from the exons GTCTTTGCCCAAATTGAGCAGTCAAGACGAAGAAGGGGGGGCTGGTCATGGCTTTGGTGGCGGACCGCAACACTTTGAACCCATTCCTCACGATCATGATTTCTGCGAAAGAGTCGTTATAAAT GTAAGCGGATTAAGGTTTGAGACACAACTACGTACGTTAAATCAATTCCCGGACACGCTGCTTGGGGATCCAGCTCGGAGATTACGGTACTTTGACCCGCTTagaaatgaatatttttttgacCGTAGTCGACCGAGCTTCGATGCGATTTTATACTATTATCAGAGTG GTGGCCGACTACGGAGACCGGTCAATGTCCCTTTAGACGTATTTAgtgaagaaataaaattttatgaatTAGGTGATCaagcaattaataaattcag AGAGGATGAAGGCTTTATTAAAGAGGAAGAAAGACCATTACCGGATAATGAGAAACAGAGAAAAGTCTGGCTGCTCTTCGAGTATCCAGAAAGTTCGCAAGCCGCCAGAGTTGTAGCCATAATTAGTGTATTTGTTATATTGCTATCAATTGTTATATTTTGTCTAGAAACATTACCCGAATTTAAGCATTACAAG GTGTTcaatacaacaacaaatggcacAAAAATCGAGGAAGACGAGGTGCCTGACATCACAGATCCTTTCTTCCTTATAGAAACGTTATGTATTATTTGGTTTACATTTGAACTAACTGTCAG GTTCCTCGCATGTCcgaacaaattaaatttctgcaGGGATGTCATGAATGTTATCGACATAATCGCCATCATTCCGTACTTTATAACACTAGCGACTGTCGTTGCCGAAGAGGAGGATACGTTAAATCTTCCAAAAGCGCCAGTCAGTCCACAG GACAAGTCATCGAATCAGGCTATGTCCTTGGCAATATTACGAGTGATACGATTAGTTCGAGTATTTCGAATATTTAAGTTATCTAGGCATTCGAAGGGTTTACAAATATTAGGACGAACTCTGAAAGCCTCAATGCGGGAATTAGGtttacttatatttttcttatttatag GCGTCGTACTCTTCTCATCGGCGGTTTATTTTGCGGAAGCTGGAAGCGAAAATTCCTTCTTCAAGTCCATACCCGATGCATTTTGGTGGGCGGTCGTTACCATGACCACCGTTGGATATGGTGACATGAC ACCCGTCGGCGTTTGGGGCAAGATTGTGGGATCACTTTGTGCCATTGCTGGCGTGCTGACCATCGCACTGCCGGTGCCGGTCATCGTCAGCAATTTCAACTACTTCTATCACCGCGAAACGGATCAGGAGGAGATGCAGAGCCAGAACTTTAATCACGTTACTAGTTGTCCATATTTGCCAGGTACATTAG GTCAACACATGAAGAAATCATCATTGTCTGAGTCCTCATCGGATATGATGGATTTGGACGATGGTGTCGAGTCCACGCCGGGATTGACAGAAACACATCCTGGACGCAGTGCGGTGGCTCCATTTTTGGgagcccagcagcagcagcaacaaccggTAGCATCCTCACTGTCGATGTCGATCGACAAACAACTGCAGCACCCACTGCAGCAGCTGACGCAGACGCAACTgtaccaacagcagcaacagcagcagcagcagcagcaaaacggcttcaagcagcagcagcaacagacgcagcagcagctgcaacagcaacagtccCACACAATAAACGCAAGTGCAGCAGCGGCGACGAGCGGCAGCGGCAGTAGCGGTCTCACCATGAGGCACAATAATGCCCTGGCCGTTAGTATCGAGACCGACGTTTGA